Genomic DNA from Salvia miltiorrhiza cultivar Shanhuang (shh) chromosome 1, IMPLAD_Smil_shh, whole genome shotgun sequence:
GAAACCTCAAAAAACATCACCTCCACTCGCCATAACCACCATTTAATAACATTGATGTCAATAAAACAAATTCTACCAGAAAGATGAGGATGTGAACAGAATTAGATAGTGTAATCCTAGTTATAAACTGTGGAATTTAGTAGTCCTAGTTATATCAATCCATCCAGTGTTAAAGCCTATGCGTTACGCATTCTGGCCCTTATCAGAAAGATTAAGGGCCCAGGCTCTTCCTAATCCTTaatccaactggagagatgAGAAGAAACATAGAAGGggtaaaaggaaaagaaaattgtgTGAAAATAACAATGGCAAGAAAAATTGTATCATATCTTGGTACATGTCCAAACTTATTATATGTGATGATTAATCACAATGTGCAAGTATATATTCAACAATAGGTGAGATTACACAATGGCAACCACTTAATAATAAAAAGTTCACCTCTTACCCCCATCAGCCTCGCTGGAAGTTGCATTACCAAATGGAATTGCATTTGAATTTCCAGTGACCAAGAACTGATTTCCTGGAAGACACGGAATCAGATTCAGATTTCACTCAAATGAGTTAATTAGACTATGAACAATCAATTGGAAGGAGGATACATAGGACTGAAGAGTATAACTTTACTAGCATAAAGAACAGCAGAGAAATCTAGCTATGACTTATAGTCATATGAGTTCTCATGGAGAGAATTTCACTtataaacaaacaaataaaattgaaagagaaATGTTTACTGACGGGACAAAAGGTGTTACATTTATGAATCATAATGGAATTAAACAATACAAAGGCAGATTATATAATTATTGTTGAAGAGATGAAGACAAAAGTTATCAGGATGATTCATATTTTATCATGAGTGGGAACATTCATTCCCGAATCCCGATTTATTATCTTATAAATACATACCATAGTTCAAAGCCTCCAAATGACATTTAAAACATATAGGTTCAATCAAGATTACCCTTTTCTGAAAGAGTCGGCTGGAGATCATATCTTCAGGTTAATTTATAAATCATGCTGAGCTGGTCAATggatttagaaaaaaataattttaactataTTTTACGTCAGATGTTATGATGCACAGCAAACTCTCCTTAACTTAAAATTGTTTTTCGTGTGAGATGTTACTTTGCCTTTGGTCTATAAAGGTTTACTAGTTATCTTAATTTACCATTTGGTACGTCCTATTTTTTATGCATAGATCAATTTAAACTATTATTTGCACTTAGGGCATGCTACAGCTTTCTTCATACAGCTGatcctaaaaaaaaaactgacgTTTTTCTGTTTCATTTCACAAGTTCTCATGGAACAAAGTACATATATATGTGAAGAAAGAACCAAATAATGTATGTGATGTttcaaaggaaaaaaataaaaagcacCTCATATAGAGACAGTTGATTCCAGAAAAAAGTAGCAATAGGAGTAAGAGAACTGCATAAATATCGCAAATATGAATACCTCCAAATGAGAAAGGGGCACTGTTAACAAAGACATTCCCAGAAGGCCAATTTCCAAGGCTTGGTGATGAAGCTACAGAAGATTCAGGAAACACAGGTTTGCCCCAATCTATGCTTTGACTACTTTTATCGATCTCAGATGCAGGTTTAGATTGAGTGTCATTTCCAAAATTCCAACTTCCAGAAATTGGTGCAAAAGCTGCTGCAGAAAATGAAGGGAATCCCGGTTTCTCCAAAACTAACTTATGGCTGTTCTTGTCAACCTCTGATGTGGGTTTCGTTTGAGCCTCATTAGAACGAAGCTCGCCTGGACTCTCTCCTTTTGAAGAATTTGCTTTCAGCCAGTTTACCACGTCACTAAATTTGTCCTGCAATTGAAGCCAAAAGAAACACGAATAATGCACATATAAAATCTTATTTGTCAACCTAAAATCTCACTGTCTAGCATCCAAAACAATCTCTTTGCCATATCAAGAACAGAAATATGCTTGTATCAATGCAAAATGTAGTATCCAAAAGAATTCTAAGTTGTTGCTAGGTTAATTTCTTCTTGGATTATCCTGTTAATACGTCAGTAGACACAACGAATTGACAGATATGCCATCCCTGGAGAAATATTCTCAGCAAGTTTCCTAGTTTTACTATGCATGCAGAAAATACCATTAATAATTTGGTAGAATTTGAAAAACCATAAAAGTGGATATTCCAGTAAATAATAATCAAGTTACAACTTGATCAAGTACGCCACTTGAGAGTGTATAGGAAAGCAATTTTTAAGATGCAAGAGACACATTCCATTGGTTAAAACTCCAGGTAATGTTCAGCAACCTCTTGTATTATTGAATCTGATATGTAACCTCCAATGCTAACTCAAATTACTTATACCTAGGCACCAATATGTATGTTCAAGACATACTGTAAAATTTAAATGCATAGTAGCATTGAAACTTGACGACCAGAAGAATCTCCATTCTTGGCCTAGGCACTGAAAGTTCACTCAAACAACTCAGTTCTAGATCTTGCGAGTATCCCCATAAaatttctaaaaatttatagGCTGCTTTCCTCATGATGAGAGATATGTGGGTATATGGTGCAAGACTCGTGTAATGTGGCCTAACAAGGTAAGGAGCTTCTAACCAATTACCATGATGCTTTTAGCATGATTTAAGTAGTCCTGCACTCCATCTTCCCAAAGCTCATCTGGGTGGTTGTGTAGCTGAGCTTGTACCCAACTGGCCAGAGAAAGAAATATGAATATTAGCAGGCACGCTTCATACCATTCAATATAAAGAAAAACATGGACACAAACATCCCAGCAGCTTATACCCAGAAGGTTACACAGATGAAATGCCAATTAAGTTATGGATACAAATGACATAACACTGTCTGGAAATTTGATTTCATCACTCGCAATGCAGCAAGAGAGCAAGATGCAAGCAAAAAGTATGAACCAACAACATGTCTAAGCATTTGTCCAAATTGTGTAGACTGTATAATGCAGTGCCACTGCTACCGATTTTCAGTTAGAAACAAGGGAATGATACTTTGATCAGCGCTTTCAAGCATACCAATTCTAGAAATATAGAACGAACTCAATCTACTAATATATACTTCCGCATTTGCACCGCTACCTGCACGAACAATCCCAACTCATCTAATCTAATCTTTAGTCTTACGAATTAAAACCATTTTCATTACAAACTAACAGAAGTGGTTGGTTACTTTGACCTACAAGCTGCAGTAGTTAACTCCAGTAACTTAAAAGACACTTACTTTAATGCACCTATGGTTTAGGACtagcaaaataagaaaaaatcacaaaaaatatatgaaatagttagcaatcgaaaaaaaaaggaatcaaACTTAGCAATGAAATTAAGGACCTTGCAAACTGGGTGTTGAGAGCTCTCACATGCTGTTTTGATGATTCAGCCCTCTTCGCATCCAACGGCAGCTGCGGGCTTGATTGATCCGCCTTGAGCGCATCGAACG
This window encodes:
- the LOC130985011 gene encoding uncharacterized protein LOC130985011 isoform X1, translating into MRGTKRAAISESAQLSQSKRVTMGSPFDALKADQSSPQLPLDAKRAESSKQHVRALNTQFASWVQAQLHNHPDELWEDGVQDYLNHAKSIMDKFSDVVNWLKANSSKGESPGELRSNEAQTKPTSEVDKNSHKLVLEKPGFPSFSAAAFAPISGSWNFGNDTQSKPASEIDKSSQSIDWGKPVFPESSVASSPSLGNWPSGNVFVNSAPFSFGGNQFLVTGNSNAIPFGNATSSEADGEEDVEQPGSPSVKKSQEEGIVLVHEVKCKLYVKSNDPEDKDAWKDKGMGQLNIKCKEGISKGTKESKPVIVIRNDVGKLLLNASLYPGIKTSKQKNSVVAIFHTSADGDNNDAVVARTFLMRTKTEEDRDKLAAAIQEYAPAG
- the LOC130985011 gene encoding uncharacterized protein LOC130985011 isoform X2, translating into MGSPFDALKADQSSPQLPLDAKRAESSKQHVRALNTQFASWVQAQLHNHPDELWEDGVQDYLNHAKSIMDKFSDVVNWLKANSSKGESPGELRSNEAQTKPTSEVDKNSHKLVLEKPGFPSFSAAAFAPISGSWNFGNDTQSKPASEIDKSSQSIDWGKPVFPESSVASSPSLGNWPSGNVFVNSAPFSFGGNQFLVTGNSNAIPFGNATSSEADGEEDVEQPGSPSVKKSQEEGIVLVHEVKCKLYVKSNDPEDKDAWKDKGMGQLNIKCKEGISKGTKESKPVIVIRNDVGKLLLNASLYPGIKTSKQKNSVVAIFHTSADGDNNDAVVARTFLMRTKTEEDRDKLAAAIQEYAPAG
- the LOC130985011 gene encoding uncharacterized protein LOC130985011 isoform X3, giving the protein MRSRRINQARSCRWMRRGLNHQNSIWVQAQLHNHPDELWEDGVQDYLNHAKSIMDKFSDVVNWLKANSSKGESPGELRSNEAQTKPTSEVDKNSHKLVLEKPGFPSFSAAAFAPISGSWNFGNDTQSKPASEIDKSSQSIDWGKPVFPESSVASSPSLGNWPSGNVFVNSAPFSFGGNQFLVTGNSNAIPFGNATSSEADGEEDVEQPGSPSVKKSQEEGIVLVHEVKCKLYVKSNDPEDKDAWKDKGMGQLNIKCKEGISKGTKESKPVIVIRNDVGKLLLNASLYPGIKTSKQKNSVVAIFHTSADGDNNDAVVARTFLMRTKTEEDRDKLAAAIQEYAPAG